One Colias croceus chromosome 7, ilColCroc2.1 genomic window carries:
- the LOC123693443 gene encoding uncharacterized protein LOC123693443 has translation MSTIQSLVITLILMYLQMKLVLCDNNEQRKTEGNEIAESVMTELIDMFIKCYSTSMPNQRYFVDNINIYINTPSKTTVGVADKFTTNRKFFANMISTTAFKNMLATDVKELKKNMAKKLRYCDDSIMNQEILNEFYEREVDQTRM, from the exons ATGTCAACAATTCAGTCACTCGTAATAACgcttattttaatgtatcttCAAATGAAACTAGTTCTTTGTGATAACAATGAGCAAAGAAA GACAGAAGGTAACGAAATTGCGGAATCAGTAATGACTGAATTAATtgatatgtttattaaatgttaCTCAACAAGTATGCCGAACCAACG GTATTTTGtggataatataaatatttatataaacactCCATCCAAGACAACTGTTGGAGTAGCTGATAAATTCACTACCAACCGAAAATTCTTTGCAAACATGATATCCACAACAGCATTCAAAAATATGCTAGCAACTGATGTAAaagaactaaaaaaaaatatggcaAAGAAATTGAGATACTGTGATGATTCTATTATGAATCAAGAGATATTAAACGAATTTTACGAACGGGAAGTGGATCAAACAAGAatgtaa
- the LOC123693442 gene encoding fibrillin-2-like encodes MRLFILLVTTLVCVAANNDAQYMNVKSVKGHSGYRQYNPGAKLPNFYGNGTQGYGSYYGSQNKTQQGYNTSYQRDYEIGVCYIEVPTANLVHDQAHVPRGNGSRPDLSRVRSCCKGYIRNIHNFRICDPVCTQECVNALCTGPDTCTCFPDHVKNLAGFCIPTCPIGCQNGHCSGGECLCKEGFKLDSDSKYCLPNCRENCGGIGNCTAPNTCECNKGYQSSPDGNCKPVCDKCVNGDCVAPNECRCSQGFRKDQQGLCVPQCTDNCAPNGKCVAPGRCEFPEIKTTTVISPPSQQPYIPLYPGNQVGPGNQGRPINNTGSVNPRQLGPNYYPGQPGQVQPGNEGYPGYPNQRYPGYQYPGNQGYPGNQGYPGGQRYPGNQNIPGSQGLPGNQVNPSGHEYPGTQVNSGSTDNQVNTGSQGYSGRHTYPESHGLSGNQEYPGSHGYPGNQRYPGNNGNPDNQKYPGGQGYPGNQEISGGQGYTGSQIYTGGQQVNSTSQSSYGQQGSSGSQGQTGYQSQLYPDIQQYNQEFQPQCSQPCINGFCIEGNRCQCNRGYVLDNTDETETRCIAHCPGGCPNGICSAPNFCICNMGYYKDTSVKGRPRCVKRNKRSVADELPNVAKLLVFDIPEYDEA; translated from the exons ATGCGTTTGTTTATATTACTTGTAACCACATTAGTTTGTGTGGCTGCAAACAATGACGCTCAGTATATGAACGTGAAATCTGTAAAAGGTCATAGTGGCTATCGACAGTATAATCCGGGTGCAAAATTACCTAA CTTTTACGGAAATGGAACACAAGGTTACGGAAGTTATTACGGCAGCCAAAATAAAACTCAACAAGGATACAATACATCATATCAAAGGGATTATGAAATTGGAGTGTGTTACATAGAAGTACC gaCCGCCAATTTAGTTCACGACCAAGCACATGTGCCTCGTGGTAATGGT TCCCGCCCAGATCTAAGTCGGGTTCGGTCCTGCTGCAAAGGATATATAAGGAATATTCACAACTTCAGAATTTGTGACCCAGTGTGCACTCAGGAATGTGTTAATGCCCTTTGCACTGGGCCAGACACATGTACCTGCTTCCCAGACCACGTGAAAAACCTAGCTGGTTTCTGTATCCCGACTTGCCCTATCGGATGTCAAAACGGACATTGCAGTGGAGGAGAATGCCTCTGTAAAGAAGGCTTCAAATTAGATTCGGATAGTAAATACTGCCTACCAAACTGTAGAGAAAACTGCGGTGGAATCG ggAACTGCACTGCGCCCAATACCTGTGAATGCAATAAAGGATATCAGTCCAGTCCAGATGGCAACTGCAAACCAGTATGTGATAAATGCGTAAATGGAGACTGTGTCGCTCCCAATGAATGCAGGTGCTCACAAGGTTTCAGAAAAGATCAACAGGGACTATGTGTTCCACAATGTACTGA TAACTGTGCGCCGAATGGAAAATGTGTTGCCCCGGGCAGATGTGAATTTCCTGAAATTAAAACGACTACCGTAATATCGCCTCCTTCTCAACAACCGTATATTCCGTTGTATCCTGGAAATCAGGTTGGTCCCGGTAACCAGGGAAGACCAATAAATAACACAGGAAGTGTTAATCCAAGGCAGCTAGGACCTAATTACTATCCTGGCCAGCCCGGACAAGTACAACCAGGAAACGAAGGTTACCCTGGATATCCTAATCAAAGATATCCCGGATATCAGTATCCCGGGAATCAAGGATACCCTGGAAATCAAGGGTATCCCGGAGGTCAAAGATACCCTGGTAACCAGAATATTCCAGGAAGCCAAGGTCTTCCTGGTAATCAAGTTAATCCTAGTGGCCATGAATATCCTGGTACCCAAGTAAATTCAGGAAGTACTGATAATCAAGTAAATACAGGAAGCCAAGGATATTCTGGTCGTCATACATATCCGGAAAGTCATGGATTATCTGGGAACCAAGAATATCCAGGAAGCCACGGATATCCTGGAAACCAAAGATATCCAGGAAACAATGGTAATCCTGATAATCAAAAGTATCCTGGTGGTCAAGGTTACCCAGGTAACCAAGAAATATCTGGAGGTCAAGGTTACACCGGAAGTCAAATATACACAGGGGGACAACAAGTCAATTCCACTAGTCAGAGTTCATACGGTCAGCAAGGCTCTTCAGGTTCGCAAGGTCAGACAGGGTACCAGAGCCAGTTATATCCTGATATTCAGCAATATAACCAAGAATTCCAACCTCAATGTTCACAACCCTGCATTAATGGATTTTGCATTGAAGGAAACAGATGCCAATGTAATCGAGGTTACGTTTTGGATAATACTGATGAAACTGAGACgag gtGTATTGCACACTGTCCTGGCGGCTGTCCCAATGGTATTTGCTCAGCTCCAAActtttgtatttgtaatatGGGATATTACAAAGATACAAGCGTAAAAGGTCGACCACGGTGTGTGAAACGCAATAAGAGATCAGTAGCTGACGAGTTACCAAATGTTGCGAAGCTGTTGGTGTTCGATATACCGGAATATGACGAAGCTTAA
- the LOC123693444 gene encoding esterase FE4-like, whose amino-acid sequence MDNLPEESKYIIETQEGPICGYIDKSDEGTYYKFKSIPYAEPPLGRLRFLPPMVNKPWTDLRDCTQDAPLPLSFYLEEQIVGSEDCLYIEVSSPNVTPEVPLPVMFWIGSFNFIFYIDQILDPTLINNQDIVFVRCGFRLGPLGFLSVNDFAAPGNSGLKDIVFALRWVQRNISKFGGDPNNVTAFGSSTGGAIVHLLMLSPMAEGLFHKAIIQSSSALNGWSLGRNPAEGVVELAKQLNITKTDKIEIVEEMRTIPAEELIKAYGSCFKAGERLENDTFDSIFKPCIENDFEGQCVFLSKSPAIILKSGKFNKVPLIIGSNNIEASVLQYMKAGFYEDYEKFNKNVSLLVPKTLSNVNCDISKKIGQQILSFYFEGAESLNELTRKQYLQFLTDYYFLYYMDKTIRIHSQVAPECNIYYYVVHYGGEWYVPKILDFFNSIGHAGELPFLFRIKSGSPESSSSPQYYKGSRDSITTRNRVIKMWTNFAKYGNPTPTDNDDLLQITWDPVENENKLNFLSIGADLTKGRNPFYERMMFWEKLHQEHVILKIITHFNDMGLKF is encoded by the exons ATGGATAACTTGCCTGAAGAATCTAAGTATATAATAGAGACACAAGAGGGTCCTATATGTGGATATATTGACAAAAGTGATGAAGGGACATATTACAAATTCAAAAGCATACCATATGCAGAACCACCATTGGGACGTCTCAGATTTCTG cCTCCAATGGTCAACAAGCCTTGGACAGATTTACGTGACTGTACTCAAGATGCACCATTGCCATTGAGCTTTTACTTGGAAGAGCAAATTGTTGGTTCTGAAGATTGCCTTTACATTGAGGTATCATCACCCAATGTTACGCCTGAAGTACCACTACCTGTTATGTTTTGGATCGGAAGcttcaatttcattttttatatcgATCAGATCCTTGATCcaactttaattaataatcaagATATTGTGTTCGTCAGATGCGGCTTTAGATTAGGACCTTTAGGTTTCCTATCTGTAAATGATTTTGCTGCTCCCGGTAACAGTGGTTTAAAGGATATAGTCTTTGCTCTAAGGTGGGTGCAAAGGAATATTAGCAAATTTGGAGGTGATCCCAACAATGTCACAGCATTTGGAAGTAGTACTGGTGGTGCCATTGTACATTTATTGATGCTTTCGCCTATGGCGGAAGGCTTATTCCACAAAGCTATTATACAAAGTTCTAGTGCCTTGAATGGATGGTCATTAGGAAGGAATCCTGCAGAAGGTGTAGTAGAGTTAGCTAAACAATTGAACATTACAAAAACAGACAAAATAGAAATTGTGGAAGAGATGCGTACCATCCCAGCCGAAGAACTAATTAAAGCATATGGTTCATGTTTTAAAGCGGGCGAAAGATTAGAAAATGATACATTTGACTCCATCTTCAAGCCTTGTATAGAAAATGACTTTGAAGGCCAGTGTGTTTTTCTTAGCAAGAGCCCTGCtatcattttaaaatctgGCAAATTCAATAAAGTACCTCTGATTATAGGAAGCAATAATATTGAAGCATCTgttttacaatatatgaaGGCAGGTTTTTATGAAGACTATGAAAAGTTTAATAAGAATGTAAGTTTATTAGTTCCAAAAACATTGTCAAATGTGAACTGTgatatttccaaaaaaattggACAACAAATACTATCATTCTACTTTGAAGGTGCTGAGAGTCTCAATGAACTCACACGGAAACAATATTTGCAATTTCTTACggattattattttctatattacaTGGACAAAACTATAAGGATACACAGTCAGGTTGCTCCTGAATGCAACATTTATTACTATGTAGTTCATTACGGTGGAGAGTGGTATGTGCCCAAGATATTAGACTTCTTTAATTCTATAGGACATGCAGGCGAATTACCATTTCTTTTCAGAATAAAATCAGGTTCACCtgagtcatcatcatcacctcAATACTATAAAGGAAGCCGTGACTCAATCACAACAAGGAACAGAGTTATTAAAATGTGGACGAATTTTGCTAAATATGG aaacCCAACTCCAACAGACAATGATGACTTGTTGCAAATAACGTGGGATCCTgtggaaaatgaaaataagctCAATTTCTTAAGCATAGGCGCTGATTTGACGAAAGGCAGAAACCCGTTTTACGAACGTATGATGTTTTGGGAAAAATTGCACCAAGaacatgtaattttaaaaataataacacattttaatgatatgggccttaaattttag